The Falco biarmicus isolate bFalBia1 chromosome 1, bFalBia1.pri, whole genome shotgun sequence DNA segment GAATTAACAAGATGCCTAATAAAGACTTCTTCAAGGCAATTTGTACAGCTAAGCTAGGTACAAAAGTGATAAACCTACGCAGCcatttattttagtattattCAGGCCCATTCAAGAGTCACAGGACTGCAGGCTGTTGGCACAGCGTTTCTTCCCTCCACACTGGGAAAAACATTGCAGAAAGCTGGGGATCCTGCCCCGTCTAATGGGTTTCTGCTTCTTCATTATGAACCTGGTACTAGGTCGGCCCAGGGCACATTGCCCACCAGCTGATGAGGCAAAGGACAGATCATTCTTTCTGACCCAGCCATTCAGGATTCATTAAGAGCAAGGTTTTTCAGAATAACGAAAATATTAATACAAGAGTACTGTCAGATCTTACACTCCTGCCTAAACACCAACCTGTGGGTTGGTGGTGATGTAGAAGCCAGACACCCCAGCCTTCTCCAGAGTGCTCTGTTGGTCTATCACTTTTTGGTCCAGTTCCAAGACTATCTTCTCATCCATCATTCGCTGTTCCTCTCGAATTCGTTGCTCCACGGcctgaaaaaaagataacagTAGACAAGGGGGAAAAGGTGGCATATCTGCTTCCCTCCTATCTTTTTCTCATCTCGGGTCTTTTACTGAAACCAAAGAGCAACTGAATCTTGAAGCATGCCTGCTCTCAAGAGTCCCAAGGACAGCAGAGGGCAGCAAGCACAGTCCCAGATCTTCCCTCCTCCACTTGCCATGACTTACAGCAAAGCTATCACTCCAGAAAATGCAGGGCATCGGGACCAGCCTGCTTTATGTATGTTTGGGGCCCTGAAAGACCACAAGCAACAGATCGGTATCTGAATGACTTTTCTTCATGAGCCAACGTCTGAGCAGCAGGCTACAGCTGAGCACTCCAGCAGCAGGGGCTCAAAAGAAGTCAGCAGTCTAAAAATTGTATACCCCTCACAGGACTGGCGAGGCTGAAGAAAGAATTGGAGGAGTAACATAGGCCACCAAAGCTCATCAAGGTGCCAGCTCGAATGCCTCCCTGTTCCCTGGACACTAACACACAGACCTGGAGCTGTAAAACCACAACCAGAGCCCATGTATTCACTAAAGGAGCTGAACTCCTCAAAAAAGTAACTTTGCAACTGGAAAGACGGTTTATTTTGTATTGACAACAGCAAGCTGAAGTCCCGCTTGGGACTACAGCACACTGGGGCTCTGGTTTTGGCAGACTGAGAATATTGTAGGGACTTTGCAAAATAGCTCCAACCAGCAgaacacagcccccagctcctcctgccttgcCGACATGTGCCTAAACCTCAGCAGAGAAACGTCTACATTGCCTCTGAAGAAGTGGAGCACAGCAACTGTGTGCTACGTCAAAGGCACGTTGGACATCAGGAGCAGTGGGCACGCTCTAGGAGCACTTACATGCTCAGCTAGCTGCAGAAAGGGGCACTGCTCGACAGTTCTGGAGGAAATCTCAACCTACCAGAAACTCTGCTGGAGAGGGGAGAGCAGAAGGATTGCAAAGAACAAGGACAGAGCCCAGCTCAAATAAAAAGCCCCGTGTGTGTGGAGGCTAGGCAATACAACCTTACCAGGCTGCACTGAGTGACAGACTTCTTTTGCTAGCCACAGCGAAAGTCAGGAAGCATCAAATCCCATCTAAATGCAAAGGAAGGCTCATTCTCTTGCAGGAAATAAATGGCACGAGTTTCGACATTTTACCCTTTGCAACACAGTAAACAGGCATGCGTTTAGCTGGAAATATTCACAAGGGTAAGCTATCCTCGCTGCGCAGAAAGGGAGAAATCAACAATGCGTGGGATTTCCTACAGCCGTGGCTGGGCAAAGCCATCCGACAGGGGAGCAGAAAGCCCGTGCACTGCTACAAGTCCTGGGGAAAATCCCAAATTCGAATGACAGAGGTCTCAGCCCTGAACAGTCTGGGAAAAGCACGGAGGTTTGTCTACAGCATGGACATATCAGCGGCTGTCTGCAAAAGGCCCCACCTAAATGAAGAGCAGTTATTACTTAAatggagcaggagctgcctcaTATAACCTTTCTTGGATGTACGGCAGTCAATTAGCATCTTACATTTCTAATTATGTCCATAGGTTTGAGAAAGCTTTGCAGAACTTGCTGTTAAGGAGGATGCAGGACTTTGATCTACCAGCAGATTACCATACATCAGCTACTCCACAGAAAACACCTGGGACAGGATCTTATTAGAATATACGTGAATAGATTCAAGACAACTTAAGCCTCAATAAAAGGTGAGGTAGAGGGGCTAATTGCCTCCTTCAGTATGGGATGCTAATGAACCTAAGAAAGCTCTGTCCTTACACTTTCTTCAGTCTAGAGGCTCTCTGTGGAAGATACAAAAGGATGCAAATCCCTCATTCCCTAAAgactttccttccttccagccaCCCTGGGGGAAGGAGGCACCACACCATCTCCTCCACTTACTGTGCTGGAGGAGTGACTTACCAAGGgtttgaagaaaaatagatttaagtGCCTACACACTGTTTAGGGTTGGCACCTGATACTGGGCTACAGAAAAGTGCCAAAATCTTGGAAAAAACTAAGGCTTAAACACAAGCTTTTGCTTCAGCTTCAGCTCTGGTGGCTGGCAACCCTGCATGATAGACAAAGCCTTTCTAAATGCTATAGGTTCCACTAAGAAGCCAGACATCTAGAAACTACATCTTGTGTTACCTCTCCTGGAAGGTCAATCTCAAGCTATCTTGTGGGAGCTGGTCTTCGAAACCTTTAAACACAGAGGGCAGCTCCGATTAGACACATACCAATTGTTACCGAGATGATCGATCTATTTCTCCCAAAATGCTCTACAGCAGAAATATCAGAGGataaaaaaggggaagaagtaACTCTAGTACCTGGCAGaggaaaatggaagaggaaagcagagtgaaggcagaaggaagatATTGCACATCATGTAAGACATGGAGAAACAATGCATAATGAATGGTCTACTTAATGAATGAAGACTATattgaaaatgctttaaaacaggCATATAGATTATTACTTGCTGTAAGTCTACGGTATTTAGAGACAGAAGTAACAGGGACAGCTAGAAGAGGTCCAGCCTGGCTTTAGTCACCTTGATAGGAAATGAGGGATCTGGCAACACCAAGTCAAGAGATCCAGCAGTGAGTTCTTGTCACGGGCAAAGGTCAGGAAAGAGGCTGTATTTAAACAGTTATATTTGTCCTATGTGGAGTAAAATAACTTCACCCCTACATTTAAACTCCATCAATTAAGATAACTAGCTACTTGTAGTTTCTTTTACCTTATAAAACTGCTTCTATCTTATCGCCAACGTAAGGTAAGTCCTTTGGGACTGAACCTACTGCCTGTGCTGAAGTGCCTTTCCCAAATGCCTCAGGACGCTCACAGAAACTATTTCTGTGCTTACTGTACCTCAAAGTAGTTCCTCCTTATCAGTGCCACCAAgtaaaatacattcatttttttagtATTCTCTGCTTTCTACTTGCTGTGACGTAATGGCAGACTTCACATACCTTGCTCTCTACCCGTACGCGGGCTTCAACCCGTCAAATAACAAAGAATTGTTAAAGCGTTGTGGAGAGCATCGGTCTTTCGGAGTGAGCTCCTGAACCTCCAGAATTCTTGGATCACACGTGGACTGCAGCTATCCCAGATGGCAAGAGCCTGGGCCCCAATGCttggggggagagggggcaTAGCAAAAGAAGGGGACCCCCAGGTCAGGGTGGGGAGCCTAGGGTGGTGCTAGCAAGACCAGACTGGATGGCTGGCAGCTCCCAAGGTTGCAGGGTGGCAACGAGTTAAACCCTCTGGAGATGCCTTGATGTTGCTGCGATGCAGGAGTGGTCCTACAGCAAAGGGGCTGTGAGCCCCCtggggaagggacacagcccctgcaccagGGGAGGGCTGTACCCGGCCTGCCCCCCCCTCACCTCCATCTCCCGCTGCTGGGCTGCACGCAGGAGCGGCAGGTTGTGGggcctgcagcactgctgggcttcTTTGTGCCGGTGGAAGAGCTCCTGCTTCAGTCCTGCGACAGGGAGACAGGGATGGGCAGCGGGTCAAGGCACACTGCCACCATGTCCCCTCCCTCCTCGCTATGTGTGGCCAGCCCAGTGTCCCACCCCCCTTTGTGCCCCCACAACCTGCCCCCCAGtgtcaccccctgccccccagatGCCCCAGGCCTGCCTCGCCTCCGCAGTGCCctcactgccccccaccccagtgccacCACCACCTGCTCCCCCCCAGCATCCCAAGGCTACTCCCAGTGTCCCCATCACCATCCCTCAGTGTGCTGGGCATCCCCCCAGCGTCCCTGGGCTGTGCCCCTCAGGGCCCATCCCCACGGTTTCGGGTATGCCCCGTCAtgccccaccccccagccccccaagcCCTGGGCCTGCCCCCCCCAATCCCCCCCATGCCCAGAGCATGCCACCCCCTTGGGCCTGCCCCCCCCATATCCTGGGCCTGCCCCCCTCCATGTCTCCCCCAAACCCTGGGCCTGCCCCTCTCCATGCCCAGGGCCTGCCCCCCTCAATGTGCCCCCCACGTCCCTCCAAGTCTTGGGCCTGTCCCCCCCACGTACCCCCCATGCCCTGGGCCTGTCCCCCCCACGTCCCCCCCATGCCCTGGGCCTGTCCCCCCCCCACGTCCCCGCCATGCCCTGGGCCTGTCCCCCCCcatgcccccctcccccgctccctgcagcctcctcaccccctgccccccgcggtgctccccatctccccccgccccccgccgccggcccgcaCCGCGGTGCTcgctgtgcagctgcagccgcTGGCTGTAGAGGTTCTTCTCGGTGAGGTGCTGGATCTCCAGCAGGCCCTGCACGATCTCGAACACGGTCCCGTCCAGCAGCGCCAGCGCCAGGTCGCTCAGCGTCGTGTAGGACAGCCGCTGCTGGCAGGGGCTACGGGCACCGGGTCAGCACGGTACCGGCTCGGTACCGGCTCGGTGccgcccccccgcagccctgcgcTCACCTGGGCAGCGCCTTCACCAGCGCCTGCAGCTCCGACAGCAGCCGGTAGTGCCGCTCCTGCTGCCGGGACAActgctccgccgccgccgcctcgtaccccccgggcccgccgccgccgccgccgaaCCGCTCCATGGCCCCGCCGTGCGCGTCCCCGCCGCCACCCGCCGCGCCCTGCGCATGTGCGCGCCCCCGCCACACCCCGCCCTGCGCATGTGCGCGGCCCCGCCCCTCGGCGCCGGGAGCGCGCCCGGGCCCGAGCGCCGCCTTCCCCCGGGCCCTTGTGCCGGGTCGCGGTGGCGCCCTGCGGCTGGCGGGGCCGACCGGGCACCGCGCACCGCGCACCGGGCACCGCGCACCGGGCACTGGGCACTGCGCACTGCTCACTGGGCACCGCGCACCGGGCACCGCGCACCGCGCACCGGCCACCGGGCACTGCTCACCGGGCACCGCGCACCGTGCAGCGGGCACCGCACACCGGGCACCGCGCACCGGGCACCGCGCACCGGGCACTGGGCACTGCACACTGCTCACTGGGCACCGCGCACCGGGCACGGGGCACCGGGCACTGCTCACCGGGCACCACACACCCGGCACTGGGCACTGCGCACTGCTCACTGGGCACCGTGCACCGGGCACTGCGCACCGGGCACCAGGCACTGCTCACCGGGCACTGGGCACCCGGCACTGGGCACCGCACACTGCTCACCGGGCACCGCACACCGGGCACTGCACACCAGGCACTGGGCACCGCGCACCGGGCACCGCTCACAGGGCACTGCGCACCGGGCACTGGGCAcctggcactgggcactgctCGCTGCACACCAGGCACTGGTCACCAGGCACCGGCGGGAGGTCTCCTGGTTTCCCTCCAGCCCATCGCACTGGGTGCGCCGGGAGCACGTCCCCACCccatctgaaaatgttttaactgaCTTTATCCAAAGCGTGTCCAATGGGGTTTGAGTGACCCTACAGGGTGACTGCT contains these protein-coding regions:
- the LOC130156848 gene encoding protein DGCR6 isoform X2 gives rise to the protein MERFGGGGGGPGGYEAAAAEQLSRQQERHYRLLSELQALVKALPSPCQQRLSYTTLSDLALALLDGTVFEIVQGLLEIQHLTEKNLYSQRLQLHSEHRGLKQELFHRHKEAQQCCRPHNLPLLRAAQQREMEAVEQRIREEQRMMDEKIVLELDQKVIDQQSTLEKAGVSGFYITTNPQVGV
- the LOC130156848 gene encoding protein DGCR6 isoform X1, whose translation is MERFGGGGGGPGGYEAAAAEQLSRQQERHYRLLSELQALVKALPSPCQQRLSYTTLSDLALALLDGTVFEIVQGLLEIQHLTEKNLYSQRLQLHSEHRGLKQELFHRHKEAQQCCRPHNLPLLRAAQQREMEAVEQRIREEQRMMDEKIVLELDQKVIDQQSTLEKAGVSGFYITTNPQELTLQMNLLELIRKLQQKESESEKAFS